A window of Thermoproteus sp. genomic DNA:
AAACTCATCGGCTTCATCTATATAAACTCTTTGCAACCAATAAGGCATCTCTAAATCCACTGCCTGTAGTAAAGTCGTCTTGCCGCTGCCGGGAGGCCCCGATACTATTAAGTTCTTGCCTCCCCTCACGACCTCCCTAAGCACGACCTCGGCCTCGCGCTCGCCCATGAAGCCGTCCCGTACTAGGTCCTTTAGGGTAGAAGCTCTGCGGTGCACCCTAATATACACATGAGGAGACGATACGACTGGCGGGAGATCCACCGAAATTCTAAGCCTCAGAGGGCCTAGCTTCAAGCCGTAGCGAAACGACGGATTCGCCCTAAGTAGCTTCAAGCCCTTAGCCCTTGCAAAGACCAGAAATTTCTCGACCAACGCACTCGATGTATATACATTTGTTATTTTTTTACCATATTTATTTGTTATATAAACATATTTATTTGGTATCAAAATGATATCCTCTATATCATCATCTATAAGAAAATTGAAGAGATCCTCCAATCCCAAAGATTTGAGGAGGTAATAGACGGCGTGCCTTTTGGATCTAAGCGCCTTGTAGTAAAGCCTATACCTCAAATCTATAGTGGAGTCCAAATCCCTAGAATACACCCTACCTATAACCTTCAGAACGAAGTCCCCCCTGGCGAATAGCGGATCTTTATCGCTAATATGGTCTAGCTCTAGAAGTCTGACTAAACTCCTTAACGCAGATCCTTGCATATCCTCCTCAAAAACGTGGCGGCGTCCCTTACGCTCAATTTACTTACGCCCAGTCTCTTAGCTATGGCGTCCTTATCATATATCAGCCTACGCCTATTAGACACCAAGTAGAATATAGCCGCGGCGAGCACCCTCGGGTTTTTCCCTTGTATTTTCCGCCTATCTATAGACTCTACGACCTTAAAGGCCTCTAAAAGGACTTCTTTAGGCGCCTCTAAATCTTTAGATAGAGTCTCTATATATCTCTTTATTTTTTCCTTTTGATTTACTCCAACGGGGGTCGATGTGACCTCTTTATTTAATTCATATAGTAGTATTTTTATTGACAACTTCTTGACGGCGCTGTCGTATAGAGGAAGTTTGGCGCGGGGCACATATAGGACAGGGCCCAAGACGCTACCACAATCGGCACATACATATTCGCCACTAGATACAACAACCCTCCTAGAGCCGCAATAAGGACAATTCATGCGGTCTAGATGTATTCAGGGAATAAGCTTATTACATATTGGAGAGGAGTAGAGTGGGGGAGTAGTTAAGAAGTAAGCTTTAACCCAATATATATTTTGTCACCTACATTAAATGGCAAATCTATTTTAATTTTAAATATGAGACCACCAATAGATATATATGATATATTATTATTTTTGTAGTATAATATACCCCACATATAAATATCATATTTATTTTTATAATCATCATCTTTATTTTTATCTATATTAACTAAAATACTACTATTTTTATTTATACTTATATTTAACATATCTAGTGGGAGTTCTAACTCAGCCTCGGCATCGCCCTCCATAAGGAGCCTCTTTAGCGGCCTCTCTAGATCGACTACGTCCCTAACTACTTCTTTTAACAGCATGATGCGTTCAAATTCGCCGAAAATATAAAGTTTTTAATGTCTTTTTCTCAATATTTCTTTGTTAAAAATACAATAAATATAAAAGTTATTAAAATGAAGTTATTTATATGAAATAGAATGAACTATAAGAATAAAAGCTTTAAAGGCTGTAGATCGAATAACATATGTCGGTGTTGGCTGAAGCCAACAAGAGATTTGTCGCCGAGATAAATAATCTATTAGGCAAAGAGGTAATAGTAGGACTCTCCAACGGAGATGAATATAAAGGAACTCTCCATGCGATCGACAGCCAGCTAAATATAATATTGCTAAATGTTACAACAAAATCTGGGAATAAATATACTAAATCTATTTTGATCTCTAGGTATATCATATATATAAATGCTGTGGAGAAAGAAATAGATCTAAGAGGCTTCGCCAAATACGCCGAGAAGTACTTCCCCGGAATGGTGAGGTATGTAGAGGAATCCAACGTAGTGCTCATAAGCGATAAGGTGAGGGTGAGCGAAATAGGCATAGAGGGGTCGGGCCCGCTTGCCGAGAGGGTTAAACAGATATATGAAGAATTTATGAGGAGGCAACGCTCCGAATGAGCTTTGAGGTAGCCGCGAAGGACCTTCTGGGGAGGGTTGGAAAGCTCTATACGAAATCTGGCGTCCTAGAGACGCCTACAATATTTCCAGTAGTAGACCCCAAAAAACAAGAGTTATCACTAAATATAATAAAGAAATATTTTAATAACATTATAACAAATTCATATTTTATTTATAGTATATATAAGAAGCCGGTAGACGCAAAGAGGATATTGGGCTGGAGCGGCATCTTGATGACGGACTCAGGCGCATATCAGATACTCCAATACGGCGTTATAGACATAAGGCCTGAAGACATCTTGAAGTACCAATCAGATATAGGTAGCGACATAGGGGTCATGTTGGACCTCCCCATGGACTCCGAGGAGTCGTACTTCTCGGCGTCGATAAAGGTGGAGGAGACTCTCAGAAGGGCCCTCGCGGCCATCGAGATGCGCGAACAGCTGGGCGGCATGTTGTTGGTGGGCCCAATACAGGGAGGGACACATAGAGACCTCCTCGTTAGATCCGCCAGATTTATGTCTAGACTGCCCTTCGATATATACGCTATAGGTAGCCCCACCACCCTACTTGAAGAATATAGATTCGATGAGATTATCGATATGGTGCTGACGGCGAAGCTCCATATGGGCCGCGAGGCGCCTCTACATCTATTCGGCGCCGGCCACCCGTTAATTCTGCCCTTCGCCGTAGCCGTCGGCGTTGACCTCTTCGACAGTGCCTCGTACATATTATACGCCAGAGACGACAGAATCATGTTGAGAGACAGGACCGTCAGGCTCGAAGACGTAAAGACCGACTATCTGCCTTGTAGCACTAAGCTCTGCGAGATTCCAGTCGAAGAGCTCAAAGAAATGCCGAAGATAGACAGAACTCTGCTAATAGCCGAGCACAACTTGGCCGTGCTCAGAGAAGAAATTCTAGAAATAAGGCAGAGGATATACGAGGGAACGCTTTGGGAGTACCTAGAAGAAAAGGCGCGTGCCCACAAGTCCCTCTACAATGCGCTCAAGAGGATGAAGAAATACGTCAAGTTGATTGAGGAATACGACCCGGCGACACACCCCATGCCAAGCGGCCTCTTGTTTTTCGGCGATACGGCTGATTCCAGGCCCGAGCCCTATAGACATAGGGCGAGGATAAAATACAACTACGAGGCGCCCGAGAAGCCAATTGCAATATTTTTAAAGGTATACTTCAAGCCATATAATAAATCTTGGGAATATATTTTCATAAATAAAATATTAAATAATTATAGAAAATATATACATATTTTATTTGTAGATGATATATTCGGCGTGGTCCCCGAAGAGGTCGCGGAGGTCTATCCGCTATCTCAACATGAATCTTGGGGCGCAGTAGAGGCGCTATATGACGATATAGCCGGCCTCTTAAAGAAATACAAGTATATAATTGCTTACGGTATCTATATAGGCGGTAAAAATGTAATAAATCTAGATAGATTAGATAATTTAGATAGGATAGTAAAGGATATCATATATAGTAGCGAGATTCTTCCCTCCTAGTCTCCTCCAACTGGCGCCGCATCTCGCTGTACTCCCGCTCGAGCTCTTCGGCCAGCTGTTTCAAGTCCGCCGTATCTACCGATATCCCGAACAGCTTACCGAACTGCTCAAGGGCCACGCTTGCGGCTTGGGGGTCGGCCGGCCTGTCGGCGTAGGGCAGAATCACCAACGCTGGGAAGTCCCTCATCTCGAAATGAGAGAGCAGAAGTCCCAGAGGTCCTACTATCTGGAGTCCTTGCTCCAGTCTCTTGAAATCTCCTAGCGGATAGCCTGACTTTAGGTAGGAGGAGGTATAGGCGACTCTGAGGAGGTCTCCCGGCTCGCGCCTAAACCGCCCGTCAAGACCTCCAAAAAGTACGGCCAGCTTAAATCCGCTCTTGACAACCCAATCGGCTAGAGCCTCGACGAAGTCGTAAATCGCGTCGTCGGCGAGGCCGTAGTTGTTGACGACGCCAGCTATCCTGCCGCAAGAGAAGATCTCGGTCTGTAGGGCCAACCTATCGCCTTCATAGGCCACTACCGGCGGCATCTTTTTGTACTTCACATAGCCGACGATCTCGCAATTCCTAGACAGATGTTTAACGGCAATATGGCCGACGAGGCCTACCCCGTGAAATCCAGTTACGAATATCTCCTTAGCAAACGGCTTTAATAAATTAAATATTACTTTCATATTTCTCTAATTTTTCTATAATTTCAGTAACTTTGTTTATTTCATCTATATTATTAACATAAATAAGTTGTACTTTACATATAGGACAGACGCCGTTATACGCCAGCTCTTCGTCCAACGAGTAGCGCCTATGGCAGTTAGGACATACGTAATAGGTCCCCTCGGTCAGCGCCCTCACCAAAAGGCTCAACTTGCTGGACACCAGCTCTATCTTCTTCTTTATGGCGTTGGCCACAACGGCGTCGTCGACATACCAAGAATACTCGGTCCTATAGTCGGGCGTCGTCGTCTTCACGACCCCAATCAAATTCCCTCTAGATAGAAATTGGAGGATCCTCCGCGCCTCAGCTGTAGATATATTCATCAATATCGCTATCCTATCGTCTGACAGCTGCTCCCTCCTCGAATATAACATCTCCACAATTTTCCGCGCCAACTTGCCGTACTCAGGGCTGTTGAACTCAAAAGATACGCTTCGCTCTACTATAATCAAATATGCGCTCAACAAGTCGTTGCTCACAAGACCCTCTTCAGCTCGGTATATAAAGTAAAAGCCGAGTCCTCGAACCGCTTGACCTCGCTAATCCTCACAGGGAGGTACGACTTCCCGTCCAACACGAGCCCCCCTATGGGCGGCCTCGCCTCGTAGATGGCGTATCCCGGGGCCTTCCAGAACAGAAGCAGTTTAAGCGTATTTATGCCAAAGCCCGTGACGGCGGACACAGGCACAAAGACGTCGAAATACCTCCTGATGATCGACGCCTTACGCGGCAGTTCGGATATAGGTATTTTGTCTACTTTGCTCAACACGGGCAGTATCTTCTCTCTATATACGCCTATTGTGGAGAGGACGTCTAGAGAGGTCTGGAGCTCCCTCAAAAGCTCCTCGTCCTCATCAGAGGCGTCGACCAACAACAAGACTAGATCCGCATCGGCGACCACCTGCAACGTGGAGTAAAACGACTCTATGAGGACAGGCGGCAAGTCCTCGATGAAGCCTATAGTGTCGGTCAACACGAGCTCTTTGCCCCACAAGTTGATGCGCCTTGAATATACGTCTAGAGTAGCGAAGGGCCTCCCGTCCACATATTTATGCTCTGCAGCCAGCCTGTTGAAGAGGGTAGTCTTGCCCACACTGGTGTAGCCAGTCAGGACAACTTCAGGCACGCCGAAGTCCCTACGCCTCCTCATAAGCCCAGCTCTGTTCTCCCGTATTTTGTCGAGCCTCCTCTTTATATGGGAGATCCTACTGACCATATGCCTATAGTAGGCGTCCACTGCGTACTCGCCGGCGCCCATATACCCAATTTGCTCCCCCATCTTGGCCCTACGTAAATACTCCTTAACCATAGGCAGTTGGTACTTAAGAGAAGCCAGCTCTATTTGCAGTTTAGATTCCAAGCTACCGGCCCTCTTCTCGAAGATCTTCAATATCAACAAAACCCTATCCATCACCTCCACGCTCAGCCGCCTCCTGAGGTTGTACATCTGTAGAGGAGTGAGGCTGTGGTACGCCACAAACAAATCGAAGTCCATCTTAGAGACCTCCTCCAATTTGCCCCTACCCAAATAAAAACGGGAGTCCTGCTCGCCGAACTGCACGACGGGGCCCACAGGCTCGTAGCCGGCGACCTCGGCGAGGGCACTGAACTCGGCCAGCTTCTTATCGAGCCTCCTGTCCTTAGGCCCTACGTACGCCAACAGCGCCCTACTTCTCGTCATCCCTGACCTCAGCTACATCGCCTAAAGTCAACTCCCTCCTGGCAGGAGCACCCGTGCCCTCCTCAGCCTGTTGCGTGGGGACTAGCAACTTGACGCCGAGGGCCCTCTCTAATTTCCTCGCCAGCTGGACATCGGGGACCAACTGCCCACTCTCGATACGCCTCAATATGCTCTCCTTCACGCCTATATAAGAGGCGAGAGCCTCCCTACTCAAACCCAAGGACTCCCTCGCCCTCCTTATCACCTCAGCATACTCCTCTACGACCTCATAGCGCTCCACAGCCCTCCTAGGAGGAGGCGGCTGGACGCGCCTCGGCGGCGGAGGCGAGGCCCGTTTCTGCTGTTGTTGTTCCGTAATGGGAACGGCCCCATAGGTCGCGGCGCAACGCCTACACACGTGAAGCACGGCGTTGTCTAGCTTTATGACGTACGGCTGGCCCTCAATCGGAGCCCCGCAGATATCGCAATATTGCATTAATACCGACGGATTGTACAGTTATAAGTATGACTCCCGAAGAGCAAGCATACGGCCTGCTGACTTATATATATGGGCACAAAAATATAAAAATAGATAAAAATAAAATTGTAGTTAAATACAATAAATCTAAAAGGATAAAATATATATATTATGGAGATAAGCCGATATTCGCGTATAGAAATAACGACGGCTACCTGCTACCTCTAGCAGACGCCGCGAGGTACCTAAAGGCGCCCTACGTGGTAGTAGACGGCGAGACCGCTAAGTTCGTGGCCCAAGGCCGGAGCGTGCCGGCCAAATTCATCAAGGGACACTCAAAGGGCGTGAGGCCAAACGAAGAAGTCCTCATAGTCGCGGAGGACGGAACGCCGACCGCTATAGGCCGACTCATATATAGCATAAGGGAGTTAAGCCTCGGCAGAGGCTACGCCGTAAAGCCGAGAGTTATCATCTCGAATTTGGATAAGCCAGAGCCCTAACCTCAAAACGAAGCCCCGGCCGGGATTCGAACCCGGGACCTCCCGCTTGCTTGAGCGGCCGCTCTACAAGGCGGGCGCTATCGGCTGAAAAGAGTTCAACTACCGGGCTAAGCCACCGGGGCTTGCTTAAGGTAGTATTGGGTTTTTTAAATAATTACTGTTGTTGTTGCCGGCTTTCTTCTCTGCTTCTGCCCCTACGCCCTCTGCCCTGCCTTATAGGCGCCGGCGGCTGTCTCGGCACGGCGGCGAAGCCCAACGGCCATCCGTATACCCTATCTCTCTGCTCGCTGGAGGTCGTGTGGGTCTCTATGGAGAAGCCTGTGTGGAAGACTAACGGCTCGTCTATCCAGACGGCGGTCTTTTCGGGGTAGTAGGCTATAGGCTCTACGAACCACTCGACAGTCCTGCCGCCCTCTATAAACCTCACATAGTCGAAATACTCGTCATAGTTATAGAAGCCCCATATGACCACCACCGAGCCCTCCGTGAGGGGCGGGGTGAATCTGCCCAGCGCAAGGCTGTATCCGTATCTATCGGCGTCGTTGCCATAGAGATGTTTCGGCATTAACGGCTCCACCTTAGCTCCCGCCTTTTTGGCGTGCTCTGAGGCGATTTCGTAGGACTTACGTATTACCCTTTCGGCGTCTGCCCTCGACAACGGGAGCAACCACATGCCCTCGCCACGGCGGAGGGAATATAAATGTTGGGGCTACTTTATTTTTAGAGGGCATAGGTAAATTAACCGATATCTATTTAGAGGAAAGAGTAGAACGGCCTATGCTCATGCCGTTGCTCGCCCTCACCGTCGTGGCGGTCCTGCTGGGCCTCGCCTTGAGGCGCGTCCGCGACAAGGCGCTTGCGGTGTTGGGCGTAGTGGGCTTTTTCCTCATAGCGATCCCCGCGCTTTTCGTCAGCGGCGATGTGGTGGAGAGGATAATAGCTGCGATTTTCGCCTATCAGCCCTATTGGGAGTACGTAGTGCCTGTGGCGGCATTTGCGTTGGCCTTACTGCCGCCGCCGAGGAGGAGGTCCAGAGGGCGGGCCGTCAGTCGCCCAGAAAAAACAGAATATTGGTAATTACCTCTTTTTTATAGAAATTATTACTACAGACACAACAAATATTATAAGCACTATAGAAATTATATAATTTACCGTAGTGCCGCTCGGCGTTGTGGCCGGCGAGACTACAGGCGGAGGGGCTAAAGCCGACATGTTGGCGGGGGCCTTCGTTATGACGTAAGTGGCGTTGCCGGAGCACAATATGTCGCCTATAGCCGCTGCATACATGGAGGCCTCTTCGTACATGTAGAGGGCCTCCACATTGTCCTTGCCGAGGTAATAGTCGCCGAATTGGATATAGCTTAGAGGCAATATGTTGGGGGAGCCGCAGGCGGCCGCCCTATATATGTTCTCCAGCGCCGTCTGCCGCTCCACTGGGGCCAAGCTGTCGGCTCCAGGAGCGGCCAGGGCGTTTTCGGAGAGCGATATGGTGTCTAGAGACGCCGCCAGCGAGGCCAGGTAGTGTCCGCTCGAATATAGGTCTTGGGCCAGTTGGAAGCTCTGTTGTAGCTCGTTGACGAGATCTGACGGCAACTGGTTCCCGTAGGTCGATATGACATATGAGTACATCACATAGGCATACTCCAAATAGGTCTCCGTCATGTCCTGTAGGGAGCTCTCGTTGATCACGCGGCCGTAAGCCAGCGCCCTCGCCGCATTTATCCACGGAGGTAAAGTGACCGCCCGCGTGTACATCAACGCCGCGTCGGGGCTGGAGGAGTTGGCCTCCTGATATATTTGATATATCCTCTCATATATGCCTATTATGACGCCTAGGTTGTTGGAAGTGATGGGGACCTCCCTAACGGCCTCCTCGTAGCTTTTGGCAAGGCTCAACGCCTGTCTATAGAGGGCTCCTGCGCTCAAGGCGCCGTTGGATATCTGCGCCGAGTAGTAATTATAGAGACCGCTATACAGCAAGGACGCCGCGGTGTAGTACTGCCCCTCGCTTGCGAGCGACGAGAGTGCACTCATGTTGACGTAGGCGCCCGCCGAGGCGCCCGTGGCGTTTTTGTAAATAGACAGGACTTGTTGATATAGGTATCTAGATGTCTCGTTGAAGACCGTCGCGTTTAGGGACGAGGGGCCGTAGGGGAGGGTCACGTTGTAGCCCGTGAGGTAGTATATCGCCTGTTGGACTGTCGCTATGGGTATAACCTTGACGCCGCTCACGCCGCTCGCCTGTCCTTGCTCGCCTAGAGGCACCAATACATATTTTATCCCGTTCTGGGCGGCCGCCGCGACCTTGTCGCCCACTCCGCCCACCCACCCGATAGTCCCGTCGGGCAGGATTATCCCTGTCATGGCCGTATCGTTCCTAATGGGTAGCCCTTTCATCAACGCGAACATTGCGGCGGTTATGTAGCCGCTCGCCGAGGGCCCGCCGACGCTCGCCTCAAGACTTTCAACTCTGACCAAGGCGGTGTAGTTGGCCGCGGGGGAGCCGGCCAGCCTGGCGGCCACATAGAGCGCCACTTGGGCAGAGGGCCCGAAGCCCTCCCCCGCCTCGGGCACGCCGGCCACGTAGACTCTCCCGTTGCCTGGCGATAACAATGTGATCTCTATCGGCACGACGGCCCCTCCGCCGCTCGAACTAACCGCAAGTGCATTTATCGTGGCGGTCCCCACCACGTTGAGGCTCTGTCCCGGCTTGAGAGGCGCCAAGACTGCCGCCAGCGCGGTAGCGACAGCTAGAAGCACGGCCAGTAGGAGCACGGCTTTGTTCATGCCGCCACCTGCGTTATTCGAATAAAAAGGTTATTCACTTGTAGTGAGTCTCAGCGTAGGTCCAGGCGCTCATCTTCGCCTAAGCCTGGATCATCATCTAAATACACCTTAGGAAATCTTTATATATGGAAGACCTCGCGCGCGCCCTGGCGAGAAGTCGCCGGGCTGTGGCCCTCACGGGCGCCGGCATATCGGCCGAGTCGGGGATACCTACGTTCAGAGGCCCCGGAGGCCTTTGGGAGAAATACAGGCCCGAAGAGCTGGCGACGCCGGAGGCCTTCGCGAGGGATCCGGCTCTCGTGTGGAGGTGGTACAAATGGAGGCAGGAGGTGATATATAGAGCATCGCCCAATCCCGCCCATTACGCGCTGGCCGAGTTGGAGAAGCTCGGTGTGTTGAAGGCAATAATAACGCAGAACGTCGACGGCCTACACGCCAAGGCGGGCTCGCGGAGAGTTCTGGAGCTACATGGAAATATATGGCGCCTTATATGTACCAAATGTGGGGCCGAGATGTGGGCCGAGAGGCCCGTCGAGGAGATACCGCCGAGATGTCCCCGTTGCGGCGGCTTGTTGAGACCTGGCGTGGTGTGGTTCGGAGAGCCCCTCCCCCACGCCGTTTGGGAGGAGGCAGCGGCCCTCGCCTCCAGCTCCGACTTTATGTTGGTTGTCGGCACTTCGGGCGTCGTATATCCGGCGGCCTATCTGCCTCTTGTGGCCAAGAGGAGTGGAGCCTTGATAGCGGTGATAGACCCCAACGAGACCGCTCTGGACGACCTGGCCGACTTCAAGATACGCGGCAGGGCCGCGGAGGTCTTGCCGAAGCTCGTAGAGGGGGTGAAGCATGTCCTACGTGGTGGCCTTTGACTGTCCCGACGCGGTCGTTAGGACTAAGGCCAGGAGGTTCGCCTTGAGGGCAGGCCTTTACGCCTATGTGGGATCTTGCGGTAGGTCTTGCGCCAAGAGGGTCGCCAGACACTTAAGGAGGCCCGCGGCGAGGAGGCATTGGCACGTGGATTACCTGCCGTGCGGCGCCGTCGCCGTGTTTGTCACCCGGCTCAGGGAGGCGGAGCTGGCCTTGAGGCTTCTCGCCGTGGCCGATTACGTCAAGGGCTTCGGCTCTTCCGACGATAGGCGCGCGCCCTCCCATTTGTTCCTAGTGGGCTCGTTAGCCGAGCTTCTTGACGCGATATCTGCCCCCGTCGATTATAAGTCTGGCCAGGCCCACCTCGGCTAGATATTTAGCGAAGGCTATGCCTTCTTCTGCAAGCCTCAAGGTGTCGCCGCCGCCGTGGACGCATAAGGCCATGGCGTAGGGGACGCCCTCGCGTAGACACTCGCCGTAGGCCCTCAAGAGCCCCCTCAATTTGCCCTCTAGCGCTTCGGCGTATTCCGCGGCTGTGGTAACGGGGTCGTGGGAGGGGTAGACCGGCGTGTTGCCTAGAGAGCGCAGTAGGGCTATGGACCGCCTGAGGGCGTCGACGTTGGCGACCCAGCCGCCCAGATCGCCCACGAAGATCCCCTCTTCGAGCTTGAAGCACGTATGGCCCCAGCTGTGGGAGCCGCAAGGCAACACTTGTGCCGAGAACTCCTCCAGATCGACCCAGCCCGCCGCAATTCTGGCGAAACGTCCAGCGGCTTTAGGCTGTTGCACCTCCCTATCGGGCGCGCCCGCCCTCTTGAAGACCGCCCTCACGTAGCTCCTAAACCTATTCCCGTCGATCAACATGCCCGCCTCGAAGGGATTGGCGATGACGGCTCTAGGGGCCGACTTGGAGAGCCCTGCCGTATGGGCGGGATGGTGGTGGGTCAACAAGACGTAGAGGACGTCCAACGGCTCCGACGCGTCTATGGAGACCCTCCCCACAAGCCAGGAGGCGCCGACGCGACTAGGCTTCACTATTATTAATAGGGCCGTAAAATTCTTTGTGTCTTGGCTCGAGAGGTTCATCGAAGACGCCGAGAAGCTCTTCGGGATATCTAAAGAGGAGCTCACAAAATTTGTAGACGTCATGTCTAGAGGCGACGAGAAGGGAGTGGAGGAGTGGGCCAGGAGGAATGGCGTTGGGGAGAAGGACTTCTTGGTTCTCTCAACTATGTATGTGCTCTATAAGGCCGAGGATAGAGTGTCTGAAGTCTTGGAGGGGCTGGAGCTTAAAGTCGACGAGGCGGTAGCCCTAATTGGTAGCCTCACCGCCCAGCTCATAAATGGCGTGGAGCTCGAAAATAGGAGGGTGTTGTTGGCTCAGATACTGCTGGCGGCGGCCTTACAGATCGAAGATAGAGAAATTA
This region includes:
- a CDS encoding transcription factor, giving the protein MLSAYLIIVERSVSFEFNSPEYGKLARKIVEMLYSRREQLSDDRIAILMNISTAEARRILQFLSRGNLIGVVKTTTPDYRTEYSWYVDDAVVANAIKKKIELVSSKLSLLVRALTEGTYYVCPNCHRRYSLDEELAYNGVCPICKVQLIYVNNIDEINKVTEIIEKLEKYESNI
- a CDS encoding PAC2 family protein gives rise to the protein MKVIFNLLKPFAKEIFVTGFHGVGLVGHIAVKHLSRNCEIVGYVKYKKMPPVVAYEGDRLALQTEIFSCGRIAGVVNNYGLADDAIYDFVEALADWVVKSGFKLAVLFGGLDGRFRREPGDLLRVAYTSSYLKSGYPLGDFKRLEQGLQIVGPLGLLLSHFEMRDFPALVILPYADRPADPQAASVALEQFGKLFGISVDTADLKQLAEELEREYSEMRRQLEETRREESRYYI
- a CDS encoding TFIIB-type zinc ribbon-containing protein; this translates as MNCPYCGSRRVVVSSGEYVCADCGSVLGPVLYVPRAKLPLYDSAVKKLSIKILLYELNKEVTSTPVGVNQKEKIKRYIETLSKDLEAPKEVLLEAFKVVESIDRRKIQGKNPRVLAAAIFYLVSNRRRLIYDKDAIAKRLGVSKLSVRDAATFLRRICKDLR
- a CDS encoding Lsm family RNA-binding protein, which encodes MSVLAEANKRFVAEINNLLGKEVIVGLSNGDEYKGTLHAIDSQLNIILLNVTTKSGNKYTKSILISRYIIYINAVEKEIDLRGFAKYAEKYFPGMVRYVEESNVVLISDKVRVSEIGIEGSGPLAERVKQIYEEFMRRQRSE
- a CDS encoding DNA-directed RNA polymerase encodes the protein MLLKEVVRDVVDLERPLKRLLMEGDAEAELELPLDMLNISINKNSSILVNIDKNKDDDYKNKYDIYMWGILYYKNNNISYISIGGLIFKIKIDLPFNVGDKIYIGLKLTS
- a CDS encoding PUA domain-containing protein yields the protein MTPEEQAYGLLTYIYGHKNIKIDKNKIVVKYNKSKRIKYIYYGDKPIFAYRNNDGYLLPLADAARYLKAPYVVVDGETAKFVAQGRSVPAKFIKGHSKGVRPNEEVLIVAEDGTPTAIGRLIYSIRELSLGRGYAVKPRVIISNLDKPEP
- a CDS encoding multiprotein bridging factor aMBF1, translating into MQYCDICGAPIEGQPYVIKLDNAVLHVCRRCAATYGAVPITEQQQQKRASPPPPRRVQPPPPRRAVERYEVVEEYAEVIRRARESLGLSREALASYIGVKESILRRIESGQLVPDVQLARKLERALGVKLLVPTQQAEEGTGAPARRELTLGDVAEVRDDEK
- the cobB gene encoding NAD-dependent protein deacetylase; this translates as MEDLARALARSRRAVALTGAGISAESGIPTFRGPGGLWEKYRPEELATPEAFARDPALVWRWYKWRQEVIYRASPNPAHYALAELEKLGVLKAIITQNVDGLHAKAGSRRVLELHGNIWRLICTKCGAEMWAERPVEEIPPRCPRCGGLLRPGVVWFGEPLPHAVWEEAAALASSSDFMLVVGTSGVVYPAAYLPLVAKRSGALIAVIDPNETALDDLADFKIRGRAAEVLPKLVEGVKHVLRGGL
- the tgtA gene encoding tRNA guanosine(15) transglycosylase TgtA; the encoded protein is MSFEVAAKDLLGRVGKLYTKSGVLETPTIFPVVDPKKQELSLNIIKKYFNNIITNSYFIYSIYKKPVDAKRILGWSGILMTDSGAYQILQYGVIDIRPEDILKYQSDIGSDIGVMLDLPMDSEESYFSASIKVEETLRRALAAIEMREQLGGMLLVGPIQGGTHRDLLVRSARFMSRLPFDIYAIGSPTTLLEEYRFDEIIDMVLTAKLHMGREAPLHLFGAGHPLILPFAVAVGVDLFDSASYILYARDDRIMLRDRTVRLEDVKTDYLPCSTKLCEIPVEELKEMPKIDRTLLIAEHNLAVLREEILEIRQRIYEGTLWEYLEEKARAHKSLYNALKRMKKYVKLIEEYDPATHPMPSGLLFFGDTADSRPEPYRHRARIKYNYEAPEKPIAIFLKVYFKPYNKSWEYIFINKILNNYRKYIHILFVDDIFGVVPEEVAEVYPLSQHESWGAVEALYDDIAGLLKKYKYIIAYGIYIGGKNVINLDRLDNLDRIVKDIIYSSEILPS
- a CDS encoding S16 family serine protease → MNKAVLLLAVLLAVATALAAVLAPLKPGQSLNVVGTATINALAVSSSGGGAVVPIEITLLSPGNGRVYVAGVPEAGEGFGPSAQVALYVAARLAGSPAANYTALVRVESLEASVGGPSASGYITAAMFALMKGLPIRNDTAMTGIILPDGTIGWVGGVGDKVAAAAQNGIKYVLVPLGEQGQASGVSGVKVIPIATVQQAIYYLTGYNVTLPYGPSSLNATVFNETSRYLYQQVLSIYKNATGASAGAYVNMSALSSLASEGQYYTAASLLYSGLYNYYSAQISNGALSAGALYRQALSLAKSYEEAVREVPITSNNLGVIIGIYERIYQIYQEANSSSPDAALMYTRAVTLPPWINAARALAYGRVINESSLQDMTETYLEYAYVMYSYVISTYGNQLPSDLVNELQQSFQLAQDLYSSGHYLASLAASLDTISLSENALAAPGADSLAPVERQTALENIYRAAACGSPNILPLSYIQFGDYYLGKDNVEALYMYEEASMYAAAIGDILCSGNATYVITKAPANMSALAPPPVVSPATTPSGTTVNYIISIVLIIFVVSVVIISIKKR
- a CDS encoding ATPase, T2SS/T4P/T4SS family, coding for MQGSALRSLVRLLELDHISDKDPLFARGDFVLKVIGRVYSRDLDSTIDLRYRLYYKALRSKRHAVYYLLKSLGLEDLFNFLIDDDIEDIILIPNKYVYITNKYGKKITNVYTSSALVEKFLVFARAKGLKLLRANPSFRYGLKLGPLRLRISVDLPPVVSSPHVYIRVHRRASTLKDLVRDGFMGEREAEVVLREVVRGGKNLIVSGPPGSGKTTLLQAVDLEMPYWLQRVYIDEADEFLDLPHFNQIKISSTNKIKEIFTSMNRNIDLFIIGELQYPEHFQAYKTAQEIGLQTLGTMHATSLEGAKRRLEEAGISVKNLVIIQLSKIYSNKIIRKIEEIYVG
- the hflX gene encoding GTPase HflX, with the translated sequence MTRSRALLAYVGPKDRRLDKKLAEFSALAEVAGYEPVGPVVQFGEQDSRFYLGRGKLEEVSKMDFDLFVAYHSLTPLQMYNLRRRLSVEVMDRVLLILKIFEKRAGSLESKLQIELASLKYQLPMVKEYLRRAKMGEQIGYMGAGEYAVDAYYRHMVSRISHIKRRLDKIRENRAGLMRRRRDFGVPEVVLTGYTSVGKTTLFNRLAAEHKYVDGRPFATLDVYSRRINLWGKELVLTDTIGFIEDLPPVLIESFYSTLQVVADADLVLLLVDASDEDEELLRELQTSLDVLSTIGVYREKILPVLSKVDKIPISELPRKASIIRRYFDVFVPVSAVTGFGINTLKLLLFWKAPGYAIYEARPPIGGLVLDGKSYLPVRISEVKRFEDSAFTLYTELKRVL